A section of the Rhipicephalus sanguineus isolate Rsan-2018 chromosome 11, BIME_Rsan_1.4, whole genome shotgun sequence genome encodes:
- the LOC119373706 gene encoding sulfotransferase ssu-1: MACENVYRDVCGLHLSYIFQEPVVREALKYKPKPGDVFVVSFPKSGSTWMQQIVYAIYNDGAKPKNLRDFLQKSPFLELVGLEAMENMPRPGAIKTHLPFNRVPYSPQAKYIFVARNPYDCCVSFYHHTRAFPEYRFAEGSFDAFLNAFLRGKVDCGDYFDELLSWYDHIHDDNVLFVTYEKLKSHTSEEVIKVADFLGSKYGEKLRNQPKILERILDTISAKSMAAFNDEFRKWTEKAAEMTSSRVDEVNDKVTKPMNGDFVRKAIVGDWKNHFSCDQIKRMKEKIASKFQGTSVMSLWEHVELP; encoded by the exons ATGGCCTGTGAAAATGTCTATCGAGATGTCTGCGGACTCCACCTGAGCTACATATTCCAGGAACCAGTCGTCAGAGAAGCCCTCAAATACAAGCCAAAGCCCGGTGACGTTTTCGTAGTGTCTTTTCCCAAGAGCGGGAGCACGTGGATGCAGCAAATCGTCTATGCGATATACAACGATGGAGCGAAACCTAAG AATCTTCGAGACTTCCTGCAGAAGTCGCCGTTCCTAGAGCTCGTTGGACTCGAAGCGATGGAGAACATGCCGCGACCTGGCGCAATCAAGACTCACCTGCCTTTCAACCGCGTACCTTACTCTCCGCAAGCGAAGTACATCTTCGTGGCCCGAAACCCATACGACTGCTGCGTTTCCTTCTACCACCATACCAGGGCGTTTCCGGAGTACCGCTTCGCCGAGGGATCCTTCGACGCGTTTTTAAACGCGTTTCTGCGGGGAAAAGTAGACTGTGGCGACTACTTCGATGAGCTGCTCTCGTGGTACGACCACATCCACGACGACAACGTCCTCTTCGTGACGTACGAGAAACTGAAATCACACACCAGCGAGGAAGTGATCAAGGTCGCCGACTTTCTGGGGAGCAAGTACGGCGAGAAACTGCGAAATCAACCGAAGATACTGGAGAGGATCCTGGACACGATAAGTGCTAAGAGCATGGCGGCGTTCAACGATGAGTTTAGAAAGTGGACGGAAAAGGCTGCGGAAATGACGTCATCGCGGGTGGACGAGGTCAACGATAAGGTGACGAAACCAATGAATGGAGACTTTGTGCGTAAAGCGATCGTTGGCGACTGGAAAAATCATTTCAGTTGTGACCAAATCAAGCGAATGAAGGAAAAAATAGCGTCGAAGTTCCAGGGAACCTCTGTTATGAGTCTTTGGGAACACGTCGAGCTTCCTTGA